The Besnoitia besnoiti strain Bb-Ger1 chromosome IV, whole genome shotgun sequence genome contains a region encoding:
- a CDS encoding SAG-related sequence (encoded by transcript BESB_057510), translating to MVSHPSALCSSAQAVVGAMRERAQRKGLSPSRLRLPFVAFVVAVAVVLVFASLPAIGAQQASPVPLVCDAKAPETTCTCSEAKGKASESETSATLSKETNILSVKCNNDLVFAPTGNKNTLVCPAGSGDLKDCKLDIVELLAKEPSGVQWDECNEREKSTGKCKTLTIPQANFPFVDESFAVGCTVNLDSNDKLCRIPVTIKARTSETNGQSVTCAYGAGSNESRQAVTLNPSKNSFTLVCGEKGTVLPTNYDTKFCSSDPAGTSTTCDGDYQSILPGFENGWWKKDDPATPKSFTLSIPVDKFPKEQAKMVVACQQTTPKPSSKIAKDEKATSSVCRVDVTIEAGSPASLSLGSWNLSSRLLALAVTLVMARGM from the coding sequence ATGGTTTCTCATCCGTCGGCACTTTGCTCTTCCGCTCAAGCGGTCGTCGGCGCCATGCGGGAAAGAGCACAGCGGAAAGGgctctcgccttcgaggCTGCGACTACCGTTTGTGGCGTttgtcgtcgctgtcgccgttgTCCTTGTTTTTGCGTCACTGCCCGCCATAGGGGCTCAGCAGGCGTCACCCGTGCCCCTCGTGTGTGATGCGAAGGCCCCCGAGACGACGTGCACCTGCTCCGAAGCGAAAGGCAAGgccagcgagagcgaaaCGTCGGCTACCTTATCGAAGGAGACGAACATCCTCAGTGTGAAGTGCAACAACGATCTTGTTTTTGCGCCAACAGGCAATAAAAACACGTTGGTCTGCCCAGCAGGCTCTGGTGACCTGAAGGACTGCAAGCTCGACATTGTCGAGCTGCTTGCCAAAGAACCGAGCGGCGTCCAGTGGGACGAGTGCAACGAGAGGGAAAAGAGCACGGGAAAGTGCAAGACCCTGACTATCCCGCAGGCAAATTTCCCGTTTGTTGACGAAAGCTTTGCTGTGGGTTGTACCGTAAACCTAGACTCCAACGACAAACTTTGCAGAATCCCTGTGACAATCAAAGCCAGAACTAGCGAGACAAACGGTCAGAGTGTCACGTGTGCCtacggcgccggcagcaatGAATCTCGTCAAGCCGTCACGCTCAACCCATCCAAGAACAGCTTCACTCTGGTCTGTGGAGAGAAGGGAACCGTGCTGCCGACGAACTACGATACTAAGTTTTGCTCCTCAGATCCAGCTGGCACGAGTACGACATGCGACGGAGACTACCAGTCGATTCTGCCGGGATTCGAGAACGGCTGGTGGAAAAAAGACGATCCCGCCACCCCCAAGTCGTTCACTTTGTCGATTCCAGTTGACAAGTTCCCGAAGGAGCAGGCGAAGATGGTCGTCGCGTGCCAGCAAACGACACCGAAACCCAGCAGCAAGATAGCCAAAGATGAGAAAGCAACGTCCAGTGTGTGTAGAGTCGACGTCACTATTGAGGCGGGTTCTCCTGCCTCCTTGTCGCTGGGCTCGTGGAACTTGTCTTCTCGGCTTCTGGCACTCGCCGTCACCCTCGTGATGGCTCGCGGCATGTGA